A stretch of Lachancea thermotolerans CBS 6340 chromosome D complete sequence DNA encodes these proteins:
- a CDS encoding KLTH0D17072p (no similarity): MERPRASGRRYELSQLLRVLLLRHRLKYTFSRTMHVNAQICTETHMHAERRMNIFIVVSLNEYSSWTMHGARQYGVSRTELGRACAAYAAILCKAERFLSGSPNRCATALTRAYLFSSCWRLAAPRAQPIVSLRFGCGTSFECSLHSTMKRTGTTWRWPELFYRDLRSKRRVSARSEVFTTASECLRQNLFDTIHEYTTARRGYHILRIECISCWRYEPAIREASPASERRFVNVPRVFFGIFADRPRAPTGTWCTV; the protein is encoded by the coding sequence ATGGAGCGTCCGCGAGCCTCGGGTCGTCGATACGAGCTCTCACAGCTCCTGCGAGTTCTTCTGTTGCGCCACCGCCTGAAATACACATTCTCACGGACTATGCACGTGAATGCACAAATATGCACAGAAACGCACATGCATGCGGAACGGCGTATGAATATCTTTATCGTTGTCTCGCTCAATGAGTACTCATCTTGGACGATGCATGGGGCTCGGCAATACGGAGTTTCCCGCACTGAACTAGGGAGGGCCTGCGCTGCCTACGCGGCGATTCTATGCAAGGCGGAGCGCTTTCTCTCGGGTTCTCCAAATCGGTGCGCAACGGCTCTGACGCGCGCGTATCTTTTTTCGAGCTGCTGGCGCCTGGCGGCGCCGAGGGCCCAGCCGATTGTCAGCCTGCGGTTTGGCTGCGGAACCTCGTTTGAATGCTCTCTGCATTCCACTATGAAACGGACTGGCACGACGTGGCGCTGGCCGGAACTATTTTACAGGGATTTGCGGAGCAAGCGCAGGGTCTCTGCCAGAAGTGAAGTGTTTACTACTGCTTCTGAATGTTTACGACAAAATCTGTTTGATACTATCCACGAATATACTACTGCACGAAGAGGCTATCACATTTTACGCATCGAGTGTATCTCGTGCTGGCGCTATGAGCCGGCCATTCGAGAGGCTTCACCGGCGTCCGAACGGCGCTTTGTCAACGTTCCGCGGGTGTTCTTCGGAATTTTCGCCGACAGGCCCCGTGCACCAACAGGCACGTGGTGTACAGTGTAG
- a CDS encoding KLTH0D17094p (highly similar to uniprot|P38891 Saccharomyces cerevisiae YHR208W BAT1 Mitochondrial branched-chain amino acid aminotransferase homolog of murine ECA39 highly expressed during logarithmic phase and repressed during stationary phase), translated as MMLRNSSRKLTSRLFSSSAFKMTAAPLDASKVKISRVSTPSKPRPNDELVFGSTFADHMLTVEWTKEKGWDVPEIKPYGNLSLDPSCAVFHYGFELFEGLKAYKTPDNQVTMFRPDMNMKRLNKSAARICLPTVESEELIKLMGKLIEQDKHLVPEGRGYSLYVRPTMIGTTAALGVSAPDKALLYVITSPVGPYYKTGFKAVRLEATDYATRAWPGGVGDKKLGANYAPCALPHQQAAARGYQQNLWLFGPEKNITEVGTMNVFFVFKDAATGKQELVTAPLDGTILEGVTRDSILALAHEKLDSNNWIISERYFTIKEVAERAAKGELVEAFGSGTAAVVSPIKEIGWKGTDIHVPLQPGKQTGPLTEQVAQWIADIQYGKEKHGNWSRIVA; from the coding sequence ATGATGTTGAGAAACTCAAGTCGGAAGCTGACAAGTCGGTTGTTCAGCAGCTCCGCATTCAAGATGACTGCGGCACCTTTAGATGCTAGCAAGGTGAAAATCTCCCGTGTGAGCACCCCCTCAAAGCCACGGCCCAACGACGAGTTGGTGTTCGGTAGCACCTTCGCCGACCACATGTTGACCGTGGAATGGACTAAGGAAAAGGGCTGGGACGTGCCAGAGATCAAGCCTTACGGCAACCTCAGCCTAGACCCCTCTTGCGCTGTGTTCCACTACGGTTTTGAGCTGTTCGAGGGTTTGAAGGCCTACAAGACCCCGGACAACCAGGTGACGATGTTCCGCCCAGACATGAACATGAAGCGTCTCAACAAGTCCGCGGCTAGAATCTGCCTGCCCACTGTGGAGTCAGaggagctcatcaagctgaTGGGCAAGCTCATCGAGCAAGACAAGCACCTCGTGCCTGAGGGCCGTGGTTACTCTCTGTACGTTAGACCCACCATGATCGGAACCACTGCTGCGCTCGGCGTGAGCGCGCCAGACAAAGCGCTATTGTACGTCATCACCTCGCCCGTGGGCCCCTACTACAAGACCGGCTTCAAAGCCGTGAGACTGGAAGCTACAGACTACGCTACCAGAGCATGGCCCGGTGGTGTGGgtgacaagaagctgggtGCGAACTACGCGCCTTGCGCTCTGCCCCACCAACAGGCCGCTGCTAGAGGCTACCAGCAGAACCTGTGGCTGTTCGGGCCtgagaagaacatcacCGAAGTGGGCACCATGAACGtctttttcgttttcaAGGACGCTGCCACAGGCAAGCAGGAGTTGGTGACTGCGCCCTTGGACGGTACCATTTTGGAGGGTGTTACAAGAGACTCGATCCTCGCGCTGGCGCACGAGAAACTCGACAGCAACAACTGGATCATCTCCGAACGCTACTTCACCATCAAGGAGGTTGCCGAGAGAGCCGCCAAGGGTGAGCTCGTCGAAGCCTTCGGTTCTGGTACTGCCGCCGTTGTCTCGCCCATTAAGGAGATCGGCTGGAAGGGAACTGACATCCACGTGCCTCTACAGCCTGGGAAGCAGACTGGTCCTCTGACTGAGCAGGTGGCTCAATGGATTGCTGACATCCAGTATGGTAAGGAGAAGCACGGAAACTGGTCTCGCATTGTTGCTTGA
- the SCH9 gene encoding serine/threonine protein kinase SCH9 (similar to uniprot|P11792 Saccharomyces cerevisiae YHR205W SCH9 protein kinase involved in growth control may be redundant with cAMP pathway cAMP-dependent protein kinase homolog suppressor of cdc25ts), with amino-acid sequence MINFFNSKSFGSQEQGSEHQRPASQMLQQQQATQLSEKTKLASNGLFPSFTSQTATPTTAVCDSSYAMGTTGLVSNQPENALTHMKTMSSQSELHLHTPKHQEHQEHQTENLAPSTSADFSSQLSQQASQLDSTGSAGTDAGNERDAMSILETSAPETGIPRGRLEVTIAEARDLLTRSSQSQPYVVCTFESSEFISDGPESVDNKPVGGNSHNNSGWRNLLSVINEKNKRPLYTRQSSSQLDQLASQTLGLNTNCANPTWHHETTFDVLGAHSELDISVYDAAHDDMFLGQVRLRPDLNISSHSNHDQWYKLQSRIVGESVTGHISVKWSFKSTKKRHYGPQDFEVLRLLGKGTFGQVYQVRKKDTKRIYAMKVLSKKVIVKKNEIAHTIGERNILVRTASKSCPFIVGLKFSFQTPADLYLVTDFMSGGELFWHLQKEGRFAEDRAKFYIAELVLALEYLHENDIVYRDLKPENILLDANGNIALCDFGLSKADLKDRTNTFCGTTEYLAPELLLDESGYTKMVDFWSLGVLIFEMCCGWSPFFAEDNQKMYQKIAFGKVKFPRDVLSPEGRSFVKGLLNRNPRHRLGAIDDGRELRAHPFFADIDWEALRQKKIPPPFKPHLSGETDTSNFDPEFTQTSTSFMNKQVIAATPLSPAMQAKFAGFTFVDESAMEDHYNANYSSRKFLQNSYFMEPGSFIPGNPNLPPDEDVIDDENENDVGLDSGKPPAINEHVDYEGDHHMDDEFVSGRFEI; translated from the coding sequence AtgatcaacttcttcaactctAAGAGCTTCGGTTCCCAGGAACAAGGCTCAGAGCACCAAAGGCCAGCTTCACAGATgttgcagcagcagcaggctACGCAGCTCTCTGAGAAGACGAAGCTTGCTTCTAACGGTCTCTTTCCTAGCTTCACGTCTCAGACCGCCACCCCTACAACGGCAGTGTGTGACAGTTCTTACGCCATGGGTACCACAGGCCTCGTCTCTAATCAGCCCGAAAACGCACTTACACATATGAAGACCATGAGCAGTCAGTCAGAGCTGCACCTACACACCCCCAAACACCAAGAACACCAAGAACACCAAACAGAGAACCTGGCTCCTTCAACTTCCGCCGATTTTTCTTCCCAGCTTTCGCAGCAGGCCAGCCAGCTGGACTCCACTGGTTCTGCGGGAACAGATGCAGGGAACGAACGCGATGCAATGTCAATTCTGGAGACTAGTGCTCCAGAAACAGGAATACCAAGGGGGCGGCTTGAAGTTACAATCGCCGAAGCGCGGGACTTGCTTACAAGATCCAGCCAGTCTCAGCCTTACGTGGTGTGTACATTTGAAAGTTCGGAGTTCATCTCTGATGGCCCCGAGTCGGTCGACAACAAGCCCGTGGGAGGTAACAGCCATAACAATAGTGGCTGGCGGAACCTCCTGTCGGTGATCAACGAGAAAAATAAAAGACCACTTTACACTCGCCAGTCTTCATCACAACTAGATCAACTAGCCTCACAGACACTTGGACTCAACACCAACTGTGCCAACCCTACCTGGCACCATGAAACTacttttgatgtcttgGGTGCGCATTCAGAGCTTGATATTTCTGTGTATGATGCGGCTCACGATGACATGTTTCTGGGCCAAGTGCGCCTGCGTCCGGATCTGAATATCTCATCTCATTCTAATCATGACCAGTGGTACAAGCTACAGAGCAGAATAGTGGGAGAGAGTGTGACAGGCCACATATCTGTGAAGTGGAGCTTCAAATCAACGAAAAAGAGGCATTATGGGCCTCAGGATTTCGAGGTTTTAAGATTGTTGGGCAAAGGTACTTTTGGGCAGGTTTACCAGGTCCGCAAGAAAGACACCAAGAGGATATATGCCATGAAAGTACTTTCGAAGAAGGTAATTGTTAAGAAAAATGAGATTGCGCATACTATTGGCGAGAGAAACATTTTAGTACGCACTGCGTCCAAATCATGTCCATTCATAGTGGGCCTAAAATTCTCTTTCCAAACGCCAGCAGATCTTTACCTTGTGACTGACTTCATGAGTGGGGGCGAGCTGTTCTGGCATTTGCAGAAAGAGGGCAGGTTTGCCGAGGACCGCGCAAAGTTTTATATTGCCGAACTCGTTCTTGCCTTAGAATACCTTCATGAAAATGACATTGTCTACCGAGACCTCAAACCTGAGAATATTTTGCTGGATGCAAACGGAAATATTGCACTCTGTGACTTTGGGCTTTCTAAGGCCGATTTGAAAGACCGCACCAATACCTTTTGTGGGACAACCGAGTATCTTGCGCCAGAGCTTCTTTTAGATGAAAGCGGGTACACCAAAATGGTCGATTTCTGGTCTCTTGGTGTACTTATCTTCGAAATGTGTTGCGGCTGGTCACCATTTTTCGCTGAGGACAACCAGAAGATGTACCAAAAAATTGCTTTTGGTAAGGTGAAGTTCCCCCGTGATGTTCTTTCACCAGAAGGCCGCTCTTTCGTCAAGGGCCTTCTGAACCGTAACCCTCGTCACCGCCTGGGTGCCATTGATGATGGCAGAGAACTTAGAGCGCATCCCTTTTTTGCAGACATCGACTGGGAAGCTCTGagacaaaaaaagattCCACCGCCATTCAAGCCACACTTATCAGGCGAAACTGATACTTCAAACTTTGATCCAGAGTTTACCCAAACTTCTACATCATTCATGAACAAGCAAGTCATTGCGGCAACCCCACTCTCACCCGCGATGCAGGCCAAATTTGCTGGGTTCACATTTGTAGATGAGTCGGCTATGGAGGATCACTACAACGCGAACTACAGTAGCCGTAAGTTTCTTCAGAATTCCTATTTCATGGAACCAGGCTCTTTCATTCCTGGCAACCCCAACCTTCCCCCGGACGAAGACGTTATTGACGACgaaaatgaaaacgacGTTGGCCTTGATTCAGGCAAGCCCCCTGCCATAAACGAACATGTTGACTACGAAGGAGACCATCACATGGATGATGAGTTCGTGAGCGGGCGTTTCGAGATATAG
- the FAU1 gene encoding 5-formyltetrahydrofolate cyclo-ligase (similar to uniprot|P40099 Saccharomyces cerevisiae YER183C FAU1 5 10-methenyltetrahydrofolate synthetase involved in folic acid biosynthesis): MRVTKAAIRPGLKKLLREIPNASLELQSALILRALEPTLEDHTKVACYMDMERGEVRTMPIISHLFAVGKQVYLPRCTNTRISGHAVLRQGVESHPHLTFHQMLSLAQVQALKPQGKYQLREPALEEPHPLPPELDVVMVPGVAFSLANGARMGHGAGFYDDFIQRTLHTHGKRPLLIGLALKEQIVPEVPTEAHDHHMDCIICGDGSVHWFR; this comes from the coding sequence aTGAGGGTGACCAAGGCGGCGATCAGGCCGGGcctcaagaagcttctgaGAGAAATTCCCAATGCAAGCTTGGAGCTACAATCGGCACTGATTTTGCGTGCTCTGGAGCCCACTTTGGAAGACCACACGAAAGTAGCTTGTTACATGGACATGGAGCGCGGTGAGGTGCGCACAATGCCAATCATATCGCATCTGTTCGCGGTCGGAAAGCAGGTCTACCTACCTCGCTGCACCAACACGCGCATTAGCGGTCATGCTGTGTTGCGGCAGGGCGTTGAGTCGCATCCACACCTCACCTTCCATCAGATGCTCTCGCTGGCGCAAGTGCAGGCACTAAAGCCGCAAGGCAAATACCAGCTGCGTGAACCGGCACTCGAAGAGCCTCACCCTCTTCCGCCTGaacttgatgttgtcaTGGTTCCTGGTGTTGCGTTCAGCCTTGCAAACGGAGCTCGAATGGGCCACGGAGCGGGCTTCTACGACGATTTCATTCAACGCACACTGCACACGCATGGGAAGCGGCCGTTACTTATCGGGCTCGCCTTAAAAGAGCAAATCGTCCCTGAGGTACCGACAGAAGCTCACGATCACCACATGGACTGCATCATCTGCGGTGACGGCTCTGTCCATTGGTTCCGGTAG
- the FMP10 gene encoding Fmp10p (similar to uniprot|P40098 Saccharomyces cerevisiae YER182W FMP10 The authentic non-tagged protein was localized to the mitochondria) produces the protein MLPRMGFKAGLRLYSNATKKFVIAPKRQSNKWLLASTFAASFGAGWFVTQHMTFADVLAKWMYDNVPENDEGLMKYKAQLNSRLENMSVVKQLKAVGYSEVYPQRKKSNTLIDETLRAPGGITIAPRFFYNPRTKETVGVYHLGMKLTGYPFLVHGGILATVMEDLMRESVMFAKGTATEKTKDITLSYKFPTFANQFVVVRITEVEEHGKNVKLRAEIMDQSGDRTLVKGKGSFST, from the coding sequence ATGCTTCCTCGAATGGGGTTCAAGGCCGGGCTTAGACTTTATTCTAATGCAACAAAGAAATTTGTCATTGCGCCAAAAAGGCAGTCAAACAAGTGGCTTCTTGCGAGCACATTTGCAGCGAGCTTCGGGGCAGGGTGGTTTGTTACGCAACACATGACATTCGCGGACGTGCTAGCCAAATGGATGTATGACAACGTACCCGAGAATGATGAAGGGCTGATGAAATACAAAGCTCAGCTAAACAGTCGGTTGGAGAATATGAGCGTCGTGAAACAGCTCAAGGCGGTTGGGTATTCAGAGGTCTACCCCCAgaggaaaaagagcaacaCTCTCATAGACGAGACATTGCGCGCGCCCGGCGGGATCACAATTGCTCCGAGGTTTTTTTATAACCCAAGGACGAAAGAGACCGTGGGCGTGTACCATTTGGGAATGAAGCTTACGGGCTACCCATTTCTAGTTCATGGCGGAATCCTAGCTACAGTGATGGAGGATTTAATGAGAGAGAGCGTGATGTTCGCAAAAGGGACCGCTACAGAAAAGACCAAGGACATCACACTGAGCTACAAGTTCCCAACATTCGCAAACCAATTTGTGGTGGTGCGCATCActgaagttgaagaacaCGGAAAAAACGTCAAGCTCCGCGCTGAAATCATGGACCAAAGCGGCGACCGGACGCTAGTGAAAGGCAAAGGCAGCTTTTCCACGTAG
- a CDS encoding uncharacterized protein (conserved hypothetical protein) — protein sequence MIGPIPVLFQLLLVLLVRVSHAAQVDGGAILGCNPSQVTKGFSVSYYSLPLTKTGSCWNPVYSQDSYLHGGYETFGNGKLGSSSGVTNVSFYTGTKGFSSCGTVNALLPPNWNYDKPISLSNFSMLLTGYFLPPVTGTYSLDVAYVDDLAYINVGAGSAFNCCQVASSSSNPGPFILQTKWPDTSSSVKIDLVAGYYYPIRFFFTNRNYAGGLKFYFTSPDGVQHTTWDDYIFSATDGDRCDIKPESSTSYWTRSDSSTYTVVSTYTNTKGDLTTGQVVVEEIPTTYTVSTTTTQQWTGTETVTSTSLFTTTGTDGLATVNTL from the coding sequence ATGATAGGGCCCATTCCGGTtcttttccagctgctcctgGTGCTGCTCGTGCGCGTTTCGCACGCTGCCCAGGTCGATGGAGGTGCTATTTTAGGCTGTAATCCTTCTCAAGTAACGAAGGGGTTTTCTGTGTCCTATTACAGTTTGCCTCTTACCAAAACGGGGAGCTGTTGGAACCCTGTTTACTCTCAAGACAGCTACTTGCACGGTGGCTACGAGACTTTCGGCAATGGTAAACTAGGCTCCAGTAGCGGCGTTACCAACGTATCCTTTTATACCGGCACAAAGGGATTTTCCAGTTGTGGTACCGTCAATGCCCTGCTCCCTCCAAACTGGAACTACGACAAACCTATCAGTTTGTCCAACTTTTCCATGTTACTGACTGGTTACTTTCTCCCTCCAGTCACTGGTACTTATTCGCTGGATGTGGCCTACGTTGATGACTTGGCATACATCAACGTTGGAGCTGGCAGCGCTTTCAACTGTTGCCAAGTTGCAAGCTCGTCATCCAATCCCGGTCCTTTTATCCTTCAAACAAAATGGCCCGACACGTCAAGTTCTGTTAAAATAGACCTGGTAGCCGGTTACTACTACCCCATCCGGTTCTTTTTCACTAACAGAAACTACGCTGGTGGACTGAAGTTCTACTTCACTTCTCCAGATGGTGTGCAACACACTACATGGGACGACTATATCTTTTCGGCAACTGATGGAGACCGATGCGACATCAAGCCCGAGTCTAGCACAAGCTATTGGACAAGGAGTGATTCCTCAACATATACCGTAGTTTCCACATACACCAATACCAAAGGTGATTTGACCACTGGTCAAGTCGTTGTAGAGGAAATCCCAACCACTTATACGGTATCCACGACCACTACACAGCAGTGGACCGGTACTGAAACTGTTACCTCTACCAGCCTGTTCACTACCACAGGCACTGATGGGCTGGCCACAGTGAACACTCTTTAG
- a CDS encoding KLTH0D17182p (similar to uniprot|P38889 Saccharomyces cerevisiae YHR206W) has protein sequence MEMIDEPSGSNGKPSYAPLRANQKAGSNDFVRKLFKILEGAEYNDIIRWTEDGDSFVVLNTNEFTTKILPQHFKHSNFSSFVRQLNKYDFHKIKRTNEEKQNSQYGEHSWEFKHPFFKIHDEDQLDNIKRKSAVQKKIMLDDNTVLVKQGGDNAGGLDSTADLIFNTAVSKSKFNQLKRKVETIEEEVNYLKNENYELKLGYQKSQSRYNTLLDNLISTKEFNNTLLTNFNVLVNSLSSQGLDIPPNLTFNATMPNTHTIKNTQSPQMSSAVPTLSVRKPSTMDSNPASTTPNMILDHPILRPGFHVLLVEDDSICIQLCSKFLMKYGCTVEVVTDGLSAISTLEKFRYDLVLMDIVMPNLDGATATSIVRSFDNQTPIIAMTGNIEDQDLVTYLQHGMNDILAKPFTKDDLHSMLIRYLRNRVPLSEQRAGSSSKDQHSPSLPQESEVSDLIREEPQIKKQRV, from the coding sequence ATGGAAATGATAGATGAGCCATCAGGTTCAAATGGGAAGCCATCCTACGCCCCTTTGAGGGCCAACCAAAAGGCAGGGTCCAATGACTTTGTacgcaagctcttcaaaattctcgAGGGAGCCGAGTACAACGATATTATTCGGTGGACCGAAGATGGTGACAGCTTTGTTGTTCTTAACACAAACGAGTTCACGACAAAAATACTACCACAACACTTCAAGCACTCCAATTTCTCCAGTTTCGTGCGGCAGCTTAACAAATACGACTTCCACAAAATAAAGCGaacaaatgaagaaaaacagaATTCGCAATACGGCGAGCACAGCTGGGAATTCAAGCAcccctttttcaaaatacaCGATGAGGATCAGCTTGACAACATAAAGCGGAAGTCTGCTGTACAAAAAAAGATTATGCTGGACGATAATACAGTCCTGGTTAAGCAGGGCGGAGATAATGCAGGTGGCCTAGATTCAACAGCAGACCTTATTTTCAACACGGCGGTTAGCAAATCGAAATTCAACCAGCTCAAGCGAAAAGTCGAGACgattgaagaggaagtCAACTATCTTAAAAATGAAAACTATGAGTTAAAGCTAGGTTATCAAAAGTCGCAATCTCGATACAATACGCTATTGGACAATCTTATATCCACTAAAGAGTTCAACAACACTCTACTGACCAATTTTAATGTTCTAGTCAATAGCTTGTCATCCCAAGGACTGGATATACCACCCAACTTGACATTTAATGCGACTATGCCTAACACACACACGATCAAAAACACGCAGTCACCCCAAATGAGCTCTGCAGTTCCGACATTATCGGTTCGTAAGCCATCAACTATGGACTCGAATCCTGCTTCGACAACTCCCAACATGATTCTGGATCATCCAATACTTCGTCCAGGTTTTCACGTTTTATTAGTGGAAGACGACTCAATTTGCATACAGCTTTGTTctaagtttttgatgaaataTGGGTGTACTGTGGAAGTAGTAACTGACGGTCTGTCTGCTATATCAACCCTAGAAAAGTTTCGGTATGACCTTGTTTTGATGGACATTGTCATGCCAAACCTTGATGGTGCTACGGCAACCTCGATTGTGAGGAGCTTCGATAATCAAACGCCTATTATTGCGATGACAGGTAATATAGAAGACCAGGATCTCGTCACTTATCTACAACACGGCATGAACGACATTTTGGCGAAGCCGTTCACAAAGGACGACCTGCATTCGATGCTTATCAGATATTTAAGAAATCGCGTGCCACTATCTGAGCAAAGAGCAGGTTCATCGTCAAAGGACCAGCATTCACCATCGCTGCCACAAGAAAGTGAAGTCTCTGATCTTATACGCGAAGAGCctcaaatcaaaaagcagcgcGTTTAG
- the SET5 gene encoding S-adenosylmethionine-dependent methyltransferase (similar to uniprot|P38890 Saccharomyces cerevisiae YHR207C SET5): MPLKLQHLCMNDIDETLQESQEGAFVPTDKQVCDDVVLLWRQEPATEDLGVSRLHSKIKERHEKWLLSERKLKQILIEHNLCFTDETKLFTYADQVTALECPHISDKHVEKVELKQSCKGRFSVFAKKDLRRDELVFYEHEPLTSILPLEKTSLAAVGRACSLCGQSLTQSTQFTMKNGLDCRMCSAVWCSKHCKKLDTTHSFLKHPMSRNKQVSASGWSSFEQFCKDNVMHAAYSVGTIHARALLDKNEGPRIKDQFEALRQISQVLRIRAADSTNIGGTFDAATGAVSLEDQSIWNKSFESFCKAFPGVEDEIDFNHYMILIGKFNLNQREGQIFTLYSYLNHNCEPNVRYELDGKTGLKLFARKDIKKGEELLTTYVNPLHGVTLRRRELLVNWGFLCDCERCNKELASREKLKSQHLFSSEKTDINAKARRKSSMKTSKPDLSELLKNGQEFNLEVPDEIGFGRRRKSVRFDDRVVAAVEE; this comes from the coding sequence ATGCCTCTCAAGCTACAGCACCTTTGCATGAACGACATCGATGAGACATTGCAAGAATCACAAGAGGGCGCCTTCGTACCGACAGACAAGCAGGTCTGTGATGACGTGGTGCTTCTATGGAGACAAGAGCCGGCGACGGAGGACCTAGGAGTTTCCAGGCTGCAttccaagatcaaggagAGGCACGAAAAGTGGTTGTTATCGGAACGAAAGCTCAAGCAAATTTTGATTGAGCATAATTTGTGCTTCACTGACGAGACAAAGCTGTTTACGTACGCAGATCAAGTGACAGCACTCGAATGTCCCCACATTAGCGACAAGCAtgttgaaaaggttgagCTAAAGCAATCCTGTAAGGGCCGTTTTTCTGTGTTTGCGAAGAAGGATCTGAGACGGGATGAGCTTGTCTTCTACGAGCATGAGCCGCTGACGTCAATATTGCCGCTGGAAAAAACCTCTCTTGCCGCGGTTGGAAGGGCATGCTCTCTCTGTGGGCAATCGCTCACTCAAAGCACACAGTTTACCATGAAAAATGGGCTCGACTGCAGAATGTGCTCCGCTGTTTGGTGTTCAAAACActgcaagaagctcgacACTACGCATTCCTTCCTCAAACATCCGATGTCGAGAAATAAACAAGTTTCTGCGTCAGGATGGTCAAGTTTTGAGCAGTTTTGCAAGGATAATGTTATGCACGCGGCCTACTCAGTGGGCACCATTCATGCGCGTGCACTGCTAGACAAGAACGAAGGGCCTCGCATTAAGGATCAGTTTGAAGCCCTTAGACAGATCAGCCAGGTCCTTAGAATAAGAGCTGCCGACTCTACAAATATAGGCGGAACCTTCGACGCCGCCACTGGGGCTGTGTCTTTGGAAGACCAGTCTATATGGAACAAGTCTTTCGAATCCTTTTGCAAGGCATTCCCCGGCGTCGAGGACGAGATTGACTTCAACCACTACATGATCCTCATCGGAAAATTCAATCTCAACCAACGGGAAGGCCAGATTTTCACCTTGTATTCGTATTTGAACCACAACTGTGAGCCAAATGTACGATACGAGTTGGACGGCAAAACCGGattgaagcttttcgcAAGgaaagacatcaaaaagggtgaagagctgctcacCACGTATGTGAACCCCCTTCACGGCGTTACTTTGAGGAGAAGGGAGCTTCTGGTCAACTGGGGATTTCTTTGTGACTGCGAGCGTTGCAATAAAGAGCTTGCGTCCCGGGAGAAGCTAAAGTCCCAGCATTTGTtctcttcagaaaaaacCGATATTAACGCCAAAGCCAGGCGGAAATCTTCTATGAAAACGTCTAAACCAGATCTATCAGaactgttgaaaaatggcCAAGAATTTAACCTAGAAGTGCCCGATGAAATAGGTTTTgggcgaagaagaaagtcTGTCCGGTTCGACGACCGCGTAGTCGCGGCAGTCGAGGAATGA